The following are encoded in a window of Terriglobia bacterium genomic DNA:
- a CDS encoding DUF692 domain-containing protein, translating to MPANRFNGHTDYGVGIGLRIPHYRHIFEKKPVVDWFEIISENFMVDGGRPLHTLDQILERYRVVQHGVSMYFGSAEPLNREHLRRLKTLVKRTKTPWLTDHLCWGSVDGRYSHDLLPMPYTFEAAKRTAQKIREARDFLEVPICVENVSSYAEYHVSQMTEWEFLNEVVEDADCGILLDVNNIYVSSRNHNFNPLDYLTSVSADRVAQIHIAGHSKYEKYILDTHDHPVIDPVWELYAKAIERVGPTATLLEWDDEIPSFEEVHKEALKAKRFIPDKAAVAS from the coding sequence ATGCCTGCTAATCGCTTCAACGGCCACACCGACTACGGCGTGGGCATCGGCCTCCGCATCCCCCACTACCGCCACATCTTCGAGAAGAAGCCGGTGGTGGACTGGTTCGAAATCATCTCAGAAAACTTCATGGTGGATGGCGGCCGCCCGCTGCACACGCTGGACCAGATCCTGGAACGTTATCGCGTGGTGCAGCACGGCGTCTCCATGTATTTTGGTTCGGCGGAGCCCCTGAACCGCGAACACCTGCGCCGCCTCAAAACCTTGGTCAAGCGCACCAAGACCCCCTGGCTCACCGACCATCTCTGCTGGGGCAGCGTGGACGGACGTTACTCCCACGACCTGCTCCCGATGCCCTACACCTTCGAAGCCGCCAAGCGGACGGCGCAGAAGATCCGCGAGGCCCGCGACTTCCTCGAAGTCCCCATATGCGTGGAGAACGTGAGCAGCTACGCCGAATATCACGTCTCGCAGATGACCGAATGGGAATTTTTGAATGAAGTCGTCGAAGACGCCGACTGCGGCATCCTGCTGGACGTAAACAATATTTACGTCTCTTCGCGCAACCACAATTTCAATCCTTTGGATTATCTCACCAGCGTTTCCGCCGACCGCGTGGCCCAGATCCACATCGCCGGCCACTCCAAGTACGAAAAATACATTCTGGACACGCATGACCACCCGGTGATTGATCCGGTCTGGGAGCTCTACGCCAAAGCCATTGAGCGGGTTGGCCCCACGGCGACGCTGCTGGAGTGGGACGATGAGATTCCTTCCTTTGAAGAAGTCCACAAGGAAGCGCTCAAGGCCAAACGCTTTATTCCGGACAAGGCAGCGGTGGCATCGTGA